One window of Sphingomonas paeninsulae genomic DNA carries:
- a CDS encoding Fic family protein: MRWNWQLPDWPDFRFDAERIRASEEQFLKGSGVVIGALHHLDADERDGLTIELISQEVVDSSAIEGEILDRASVQSSLARHLGFAADQRRASAAEAGAAELMADVYRSHAASLDDRTLFAWHAMLMNGRRDIADVGRYRTHEDAMQIVSGALHAPRVHFEAPPSDTIPMEMSRFIAWFNGSAPSSPNPLPVITRAAISHLWFESIHPFEDGNGRIGRAIAEKALAQNLAAPTLTALAETIHRHCKAYYVALQLGSQSNDINAWLTWFADIVMEAQARTITRIRFLIDKTRLLDRLRGAINERQEKALLRMFREGPDGFAGGLSAENYRTITDASLATTTRDLNDLVEKGALIRSGERRYARYRLAAGISVDHSASEE; encoded by the coding sequence ATGCGCTGGAATTGGCAACTTCCCGACTGGCCTGATTTCCGCTTCGACGCGGAACGAATTCGCGCGTCCGAAGAGCAATTCCTGAAAGGCTCTGGCGTCGTCATTGGCGCGCTCCACCATCTGGACGCCGATGAGCGCGATGGCCTGACCATCGAACTCATCTCGCAGGAGGTTGTCGATAGTTCTGCCATTGAGGGCGAGATCCTTGACCGTGCCAGCGTCCAGTCGTCGCTCGCGCGGCATCTGGGCTTTGCCGCAGACCAGCGCCGCGCAAGCGCGGCAGAGGCGGGGGCCGCCGAACTCATGGCCGATGTTTATCGTAGCCATGCTGCGTCGCTTGACGATCGGACTCTTTTTGCGTGGCACGCCATGCTGATGAACGGACGCCGCGACATTGCCGATGTCGGGCGCTATCGGACGCATGAAGATGCAATGCAGATCGTTTCGGGAGCACTCCATGCGCCGCGTGTGCATTTCGAGGCACCGCCGTCAGATACCATCCCGATGGAAATGTCCCGATTCATCGCGTGGTTCAATGGCAGCGCGCCGTCATCACCAAACCCGCTTCCCGTGATCACTCGGGCCGCAATCTCGCACCTGTGGTTCGAGAGCATCCATCCCTTTGAAGACGGCAATGGCCGGATCGGTCGCGCGATTGCTGAGAAGGCATTGGCCCAAAACCTCGCAGCGCCGACGCTGACGGCACTCGCGGAGACGATCCATCGCCACTGCAAAGCCTATTACGTTGCGCTTCAGCTTGGCAGCCAGAGCAACGACATCAATGCCTGGCTGACATGGTTTGCCGATATTGTGATGGAGGCGCAGGCGCGAACGATTACCCGAATCCGATTCCTGATCGACAAGACGCGGCTGCTCGATCGCTTGCGCGGCGCGATTAACGAACGTCAGGAAAAGGCGCTGCTCCGTATGTTCCGCGAAGGGCCCGATGGTTTTGCGGGCGGTTTGAGCGCAGAGAATTATCGGACGATCACAGATGCCAGTCTCGCCACTACGACGCGCGATTTGAACGACCTGGTTGAAAAGGGGGCGCTGATCCGCAGCGGCGAGCGTCGCTATGCACGGTATCGACTTGCTGCTGGAATATCGGTCGATCACAGTGCAAGTGAAGAATGA
- a CDS encoding HWE histidine kinase domain-containing protein → MIVEDEMVLRMRAVDIVEDAGFTPVEAVSADEAMRVLESRDDISLLFTDIQMPGSMDGLKLAHAVHLRWPHIKIILVSGQIAVTDAEKPADSRFFPKPLEIQQMVLELQKMIGEGILKVVPSLIAADDTLTAENKELRHRLQQAGMDAKALLLKTALDTEKQQLIIDENQPFKDALTTENDSLKLALEQAGIDASALLVQSGIEAEEREAADKLQHLIHAELHHRIKNMLATVGAITHQSLRTATSMAHAGAAIDGRFAALARAHDLLTRVSWENATIDSTIRSAIEPFDQGSGRFIISGDDIRITSSSVIAFAMTLNELCTNTTKFGALSVAEGQVRLAWRLDGERLHFEWAEIGGPLVCEPTRTSFGTRMMVSLGQQLHGQVELKYHSTGFIYTMDVPIEAVTVSMKPESRGSGSNS, encoded by the coding sequence TTGATCGTCGAAGACGAGATGGTCCTTCGGATGCGCGCTGTCGATATCGTTGAAGATGCCGGGTTCACACCAGTTGAGGCCGTGAGCGCCGACGAGGCCATGCGGGTCCTCGAATCGCGCGATGACATATCGCTGCTGTTCACCGATATTCAAATGCCAGGGAGCATGGACGGTCTGAAGCTTGCCCATGCGGTGCACTTACGCTGGCCGCACATCAAGATCATTCTGGTTTCTGGGCAAATCGCGGTCACGGATGCGGAAAAGCCTGCTGATAGCCGGTTCTTCCCGAAGCCGCTCGAAATCCAGCAGATGGTTCTCGAGCTCCAAAAAATGATCGGCGAGGGGATCCTGAAAGTAGTACCATCACTAATTGCTGCGGACGACACACTGACCGCGGAGAACAAGGAGCTCCGGCATCGACTTCAGCAGGCGGGAATGGATGCCAAAGCTCTGCTCCTGAAGACCGCACTCGATACCGAGAAACAGCAGCTGATCATTGACGAAAACCAGCCATTCAAGGATGCACTCACTACCGAGAACGACAGTCTCAAACTCGCGCTGGAGCAGGCAGGTATCGACGCCAGCGCGTTGCTCGTCCAGTCAGGAATTGAAGCTGAAGAACGCGAGGCTGCTGACAAGTTGCAGCATCTCATTCACGCGGAGCTGCACCATCGGATCAAGAATATGCTCGCCACCGTAGGCGCGATTACCCATCAGAGCCTACGCACTGCAACGAGTATGGCCCACGCGGGTGCCGCGATCGATGGGCGGTTTGCGGCCCTTGCGCGCGCGCATGATCTTCTCACTCGAGTGAGTTGGGAAAATGCGACGATCGACAGCACCATTCGTAGTGCAATCGAACCCTTCGACCAAGGAAGTGGCCGCTTTATCATCTCCGGTGACGATATCCGGATTACTTCGAGTTCTGTGATCGCCTTCGCGATGACTCTGAACGAGCTTTGCACCAACACAACCAAATTCGGTGCCTTGTCCGTTGCAGAAGGTCAGGTTCGTCTTGCCTGGCGCCTCGACGGGGAACGTCTTCATTTTGAATGGGCTGAGATCGGTGGACCGCTCGTATGTGAACCGACACGTACGAGTTTCGGTACGCGTATGATGGTGTCGCTGGGCCAGCAGTTGCATGGCCAGGTTGAACTTAAGTACCACTCCACCGGATTTATCTACACAATGGATGTGCCGATCGAGGCGGTGACCGTGAGCATGAAACCGGAGAGTCGTGGGTCGGGAAGCAATAGCTAG